The segment CTTGATCAAAAAACCACGTGGAGACTCGCTCTGCATGAACTGGCTCAAACGTCCGACGTAACTTCCACACCGGACCGTAATAATCGGGCTGATTGCGAAACTGATCAATCACATTGCGAATCTCACGTGCTTGATCTTGAAACTTCGATTCCGCAAACTTCGGAGCCGCGATCGCACTCGGTTCTTCGACCACAGGTTGAGTCGGTGCAACCACCTGAGGTTCTTGAAATTTCGGTAACTCCAACCGCTCAGCAGCGATCGCCAAATCCTGCAAACTTCCGACCAAATAATCCTTAAAACTCTGCACCCGAATTGCGATTTCCTGAGAAGTCCCGGCAAAACTGGTTTTCATCTCATTGCGAATCCGTTCTTGTCGGCGTTCGAGTTGTTCGATCGACAATTGCAAAGCCTGTCTGCGTTGCTCCAACTCCGATAAATTCTGCTGAACCACCTGAGCAAGACTATTTTGCGTCGCAACTACCTGAGCTTGAAGCTGATCACGAGTCGTCGTGAGATCCGCGATCTCCTGCTGGATCGCTTGTTCGCGCTGTATCAGATCAGCAATCCGCTCCCGCTCAGGCAGCTTCAACTCAGGCAACACCGCTCCTGTCTCATCCGAGGAGGCATTCTCATCTGCAATTGGCAACTCATCAGAATTCATAAATTACACTCAACAAAAATCAGGCTTTGGGAAAATGCTGCTCTAGACAGATCCGTAACATTTTAGGGTCAAAAATGATCGGTAGAAAATGAATACTTTTAACTTCTCTAAAGTAGAAGAGAATCGGCACAGGCGACCAGAAGATTTCCCAGTTTTGCCATTCCCGATACGGAAAGCGCCGAATCAACGTTTCCCCTCGATAGACATCTAAATCTGTCGGCGTAAACTTCAGCCGCAGCAGAACCGTCTGAATCAGCAAAAATACTCCAAATAGCGCAATCCCTGCACTGACCCAGATTTGGATCAAGACTAACGGGATGGCAGCCCCAATTAAAACGATCGGAATCACATAGCTTGGAGCAAGTTCTACAGTTTGATCAGCAGTGTCGATCGCGGCAGGGTTCGTCATGGCAATTCTTCAGGTCAAATTTCTCTACCATCTTACGATCGCAGCGACCCACCGACCCAAATCCTGACGGTCTAAGGTACGATCGGGCTTAAAGTCTAACTACAAAGGGTTTGCTACATGTTTCTGACCGAACTTTCACCGCTCGTCCAAGAGTTTACCCAACAGCCGCTCGCCTTCATGGGGGGACTGTTTACCGGATTCCTCAAATTGAGCCTGACCGAGGAACCCGTCCGAAGCTGGCTCAATCAACAAACAGGTTCAACCACCTACACGACAAACGGA is part of the Leptolyngbya boryana PCC 6306 genome and harbors:
- a CDS encoding DUF3086 domain-containing protein; amino-acid sequence: MNSDELPIADENASSDETGAVLPELKLPERERIADLIQREQAIQQEIADLTTTRDQLQAQVVATQNSLAQVVQQNLSELEQRRQALQLSIEQLERRQERIRNEMKTSFAGTSQEIAIRVQSFKDYLVGSLQDLAIAAERLELPKFQEPQVVAPTQPVVEEPSAIAAPKFAESKFQDQAREIRNVIDQFRNQPDYYGPVWKLRRTFEPVHAERVSTWFFDQGGRGAVRTMGSRLQNILIASATISILYKLHRDRVRTLILANSPERLGEWRRGLQDCLGVTRSDFGSDRGITLFEAPEQLALKAERLEKDGFLPLIVVDETEESISLALLQFPLLLAFAPSPQQMIQQQSYF
- a CDS encoding DUF3119 family protein; this translates as MTNPAAIDTADQTVELAPSYVIPIVLIGAAIPLVLIQIWVSAGIALFGVFLLIQTVLLRLKFTPTDLDVYRGETLIRRFPYREWQNWEIFWSPVPILFYFREVKSIHFLPIIFDPKMLRICLEQHFPKA